The genomic DNA TGATTTGCAAACGTTTTGCTACCTCATGGATCGCTGTTGCTGCACCAGTATGTAAATATAGCGTTGTTTTCATTTGATTGTGAGCATCTTCTATATTGTTATGTTCGGTTGAGCTCGCTTCTCCAGTTAATATCTACATTTTGAGAGGAAAACGAAATGACAAGAAGAGATTCCTTTCACCGACAAACCTACtgcgccttttttttttcccagtaAGAGAGGTAGCCTTCTAGCGCTAGCGCCTGAAAAGTTGAGATTAGCCACGCCTTAGTGAGGCCAGATTCAAGATGGCTGTGCAAGGTCAGATCCAAGCCGGCGAGTTGAGCCTGGCATCCCGAGGTCAATCTCAGGTCTATCTGTGTATGGCTGAGCCCCGCCCTCGGACTAGTGGCACTCTATCCGGAAAAGGGCATGGTGAGGTTGCTGGGTGGAAAGATGCTTACTGCTTAGGGGTGCTGGTGGTACCAAACGAACTTAGGCCTCACAAAGTTCCACTTGTATATTCATCTACTCTATACGCCCAAAAAGGTCGACTTTTGAATGAATGGCCTGGAGCCACTTATTTGTTGGACAGGTCAGAATGTGCTCCATCTCCTggaattaaaaatttcattataataataaataaaaaaagatatagcGCAGTGGCGCATACTCTCTTCCGTTGACTTAAAGATCACAAGTTCGATACCCAGTGAGACTACTCATatccatttattagttatttatgatttctctttcattattCAAGACATTGGGCCTCCTTTGTAACtgaacaaaaaattttcatgatgATATTTCActcccaaaaagaaaaatcattatAATAGATGAAATTGATCATCTTGTGTTTGTTAATATTGTAGGGGTGATGGTTCCTAACACCACCAAACATGAACCAAAGCTCTCCAATATCTGAATTCGTTTGGTATTATGCGTCGTATGCGTTAGCTGCATGTATCCTGTTTCCACTTTCCAATTATGTGCAGAAACCATTCGTAAGTTTTACGGAATAAACAATGACTTGGGCAGAATTGTTATGGGTCTTGAGTCATTTTTCTGTCATCATCGCATGATAAAGGGTATATATAGTGGGACCAGAATATATTCCCTGCTGGGAATATATATAGTCATCTTTAACTCTCTCTGCACCTCTCATCTCCTCTCAGTCTCAATCCTTCACAAGGAGCCCGCAATTTCTCTTCTCagcatcctttttttttttttgatctttttatttatttgatgaaaGTTCCCCCTCACTATGGCTCAGGTACTCTACTGAATTTTTCTCGTCCTTCGCTTTAATCGATAAAGTTGTTtctatttgaaaatatatatgtcaaaAATGATTTTCTTATTGTGGTTTGATATTAAGCAGAAGGTAGTCTTGAAGGTTCTGACTATGGCCGATGACAAGACCAAGCAAAAGGCTATAGAAGCTGCTGCTGATATATATGGTAGCTATTCTGGAAAGGAATTTTATTTCTACCTTCATATGCTGTCAAATATTTTCGCAAATACTCAGCTCCACTTAGGAAGGAGAAAACTTTAGGTATTTCGATATGAAGCGGAAGCTTTCCCTTTGGTATATATTCCATAACATTGGATCAGTTCTAATAAGATGGTTCAGTTGTTGACTGCACCTGACAGCTCTGTTTGGTTTAAAGTGCTATTCTGCTGATCAATTTGCATCAGTAAAATCTCAGACAGTGAACTGCGAATGAAATTAACGTGTATTGAAATGTTATCGTTGTTCGCATGTTCTAGCGATGCAGATATTTGTCATCAGTAAATCATGATTTCTGtaaactatttatatatatattttttcttttttctgtaaTAGGTGTGGACTCTATAGCTGCTGATCTGAAAGAGCAGAAGCTGATCATCATCGGCCGGATGGACCCGGTGGCAGTGGTGAAGAAGCTGAAGAAGGTGGGCAAAGTTGATATTGTATCGGTTGGGCCAgcaaaggaagaagagaagaaggaagaaaagaaagaagagaagaaagaggagaagaaggaagagaagaaagaagagaagacaGAAGAGAAGAAGTAGACCAGCAACATACGAGAATCTCCAATAATGATATAAATAACATACAGGGACCTTTGAGGCTCGCGTGTTTGAACTTTACGATGATACGAGTCAGAGTCACAAACCATTACTTTTAAAACAATATGTTGAAATGACCATGGCATGCAAGTTTTGATATTGTTTCTATTCAGCTAATAACTTATTCAATGGGCAAAAAAGAGAGGCTTCTTCTCCTCCCTCGGGACGTCAAGTACGTTTCTTTACTGTACAGACTGTTATAATCTCCATCTATAATAACATACTTACTAGTCTATCCACCCGCACGAAGCGAGTGAAGCTATTTTAGTATATATTAATCGCGGAGCACGGTCGTTGCACAAGATAATTCCAccaatctaaaaaaaattatgagaaaactTCATTCTTTTAGTAAATAGTTATATTTTCTCATGCAATCATATATCAATAAGAAGCCATTTACTGAAGTAGTTATAGCTTTGTAAAAGTCAATTCGTTGTTATTTCAACTGCAATAACATTATGATTGAATTAAGAACAGCAGTACAAAATATATTAGCGTAAAAATCCTAAAgtaaatatatactttttttaacaTGTCAGTTATGCTCTTGTTAATTTTTGGCGCAACGCATTCATATTGCCCAAGAAGGTCATGAGAGCTGTTGAGCATAAGTGTAAAGCTTATTTGTGGAAAGGGAAGGATGGTGATGCTCGAGGTGCTCACGTCAAGTGGGACTCAGTGTGTTGGCCTAAAAAGGAAGGGGCACTTGTAATTAAGGATCTGATCTCTTGTAACACAGCTTGCAGCTTAAAGTTGACATGGTTGCTGATGAATAGGTCAGGTTTAATATGGATTGCATGGATCAATGCCAATCTCATAAAGGGTGAAAATTTATGGTCCCTTAAAATCCCTAATAATTGTTCATGTGCTTGGAGGAAGGTCCTAAAACTGACAGATAAAGCCTATTCACTTACAAAATGAGAATTGGGCAATGGCAATCTTATTCACTTCTAACATGACAACTGGACTTCACGTTGTCTAATTATAAATGACAGGAGGTTTGGGATCCCTCTATACTCTAAAGTGTCTGAAGTAATTCATCGCGGCAGACATCTTCAAAGGTGTTGCAGAGATTTTACTAGGCAAAGCATCTATAATGTTATTTCTGGTGTAGTATTGGTCAGTAGCAAGGTTGATAAAGTAATTTGGTTGGCTGATAGCAAAGGGAGATTCACAATAACGAGTGCCTGGAATGTCCTGAGGCATAAGGAAGCTCCTGTGCAGTGGTAAAACCTGATATGGAAGGAAGGCACAACTTCATCACCTGGTTGGCTATTCGTAATAAGCTCTCCATGCTCCATAAAGTTGCTACTCGGAACATAGGAGTTGATAAGTTTTGTCATTTTCACAACGAAGAGGATGAGAGTAGGGATCACCTCTTCTTTGCTTGTAAATTCTCCAAATAGGTCTGATCAAAGTCTTGCAGCAGAGTGGCATATATAAGACAGTGGGTGATTGGAGTGAAGAATTGGATTGGGGCATTAGGCATGTAAAGGGAAGATCTTCTAAAGCTTTCTCTTCTTAGGCTTGCTTGGAATGCCTACATCTATTTCACATGGAGGGCTCGCAACTTGAAGATTGGTGAAGATGAAAGCTTATTCATTGAAAATGTCCGGGAGTTGGTAAAAGGATCTGTTAAGGCTAGATTCTTGGGTTATAGCGAACCCCTTAATAAGAATAAGCATAATCTGCAGAATGATATTTTGTTGAGATGAGGCATCAGCTAATTGTTCTGTTGattgcttcttttctttataagGAGTGTGATGTTATGTGACCGAGCTTATATGCCTTGATAGTGTCTGAGTTTTGGATGAATGACTTTCCTTGTACTGATTTGAGCTTCATGTGGTTTGTACTCTAATTTGTTATATATGAAGAGCTTGCTGgatttcatccaaaaaaaagaaatagatgGTGCacaaattccttttttttttttttaacactTAAAGGGAAAAcgatcaaaaaaaaaaaaggcggGGGCATCACGAAGACAATTATCAATTCTGGGCTTACAAAACGGcgtcttttcaaaatttctgaCCGCAGAGTTGGGCTTTAATAATAACCCAAAGGCCCATCCATTTGAAGGGCGTGCTTCGCTAAGCACTTAATTTTCTTCAAGGTAAATTGTACCGGtggttcaaaatattttacaaatgtttcatgatggttcaaaaagtttttttcgctacatgatggtacaaaatgtttcaaagttgtttcatgatggtacaaaccgtcaactcgagcttgacgccgtcaagccgacgctgacgtggctactacgtgtcacctccttgctgacgtggtcgaaaaattttaaataattttaaaaattttaaaattttaaaacctttaaaaataattttaaatttttaaaacttttaaaaataattttaaacttttaattttaataggaaattttaaataattttaataaaaaaagttttaatattaaattttaaagaattttaatattaaatattaaatttttagaaaatttaaaattatttttaaaaagaaaaaaattatttaaaaattttttaaaaaataattaaatttttaaaaaataattttcaaaattgtaaaataattttttttttttttttttctaaatttttaatcttttttttttttttgta from Punica granatum isolate Tunisia-2019 chromosome 2, ASM765513v2, whole genome shotgun sequence includes the following:
- the LOC116194654 gene encoding heavy metal-associated isoprenylated plant protein 39; its protein translation is MAQKVVLKVLTMADDKTKQKAIEAAADIYGVDSIAADLKEQKLIIIGRMDPVAVVKKLKKVGKVDIVSVGPAKEEEKKEEKKEEKKEEKKEEKKEEKTEEKK